The nucleotide window TGCAACATCTGTACCGACGATTTCTAGAAAGTGGGAACTTCTCTTCCGCATCCTtctatcatcctcatctgaTGCTGACCAGGACTGCAGCAAATGGCCCCAGAGCCACCgtttgaaagaaagaaactgTCCGTCTGTCAAATTCGGTCAAGGTATCCCAAGCACCCAATCTCGAGCTCGGTCGGCAGACAAAGGAATATCGCACAAACGCTGTCGCTTTGTTCGCCTCCACCTTACTTTCCGATGTCTTTTTCCAGAGGCTATTAAAAAGTGTGGATTGCGACGAAGCGACGAAGCGAGAGGACAGTCTTCTGGAGTTATGCAAATTTGCTGATGAGACAGCAATCATCCTCGGCTCCAATCAGGGACATTGTGTGTATAAGACACTGCCGACTATGGGAACCACCTTTGATCCGAGATCCCACGAAGCGACAGTCCATAACCTCCATAATGTCCGGGGTAATGCTGCTGACGATGCCAGATTGGCTGGCCGTCGCATCCTAGGTATAACCCAGCCGGCTGTAATACTAAAGCTAAGGACTCTGAGGTGTGACGAAAACGTCTTGAATAAAGCCGAGCTATTGGTGGAACATGGTGACTACACCGAGGAAGATCATGAGCGAGAGCGACCAAAGCCTTCTGCAAAAACCCTTGAAGAGGTTGAgacggaagaagaataagtaAGGGAGATAAGTTCAGGACTGTGTCTGTAGTATCTTTTGTTATATATCGTTTTGTCTATAATCGCCCCAGACTGTCGAATGTTTTAATGCAGTGATTCGTTATTTCTGTTTATTCCTCGCCTCACCACTCCTATCCATTACAAACCATTCTCATTAGGAAcattgcttctctttctaCGGCAAAGCAATTTACCAAGTCATTCAttatccatctatctcaCGCAAGTAGTAAAATGGGATGGAATTTAACAATGAGATCGATAAATTCGGTGTCTCTAGCGCAATGCTGCTCGGTTATACACAAATGCCTAAGAAGCCCGAATCAGAGCCGTTGTCCTGCCCTAGAGCAACTACGCAATACCACTTTTATCCGCAAATCCACAGGGGACAAAGTACTATCCAGTGAATGATATAATCAGTAATATACGAGCCTTACACAACAGACAGGAGGAGAATTTCCATTTCTGGCCTCTATCTTCAAAATCTTCGAAATAATAACCACATCCAACATGTCCATCCGAGAGAAATGTTTCCAAGGAGGTGCCGCCGGAGAgtttggattggattggttTCAATGCTGGAGTTTAATGCTCGGAGTGACAAGTCTCCGAATATCCCGTTCTTACAGGTCCAATGAAATAAGATTTTGGGGACTTtcgtactactagtacttatgCTCGCGGTGTGATTTGAGGGGGATAAGTTGTATGGGAGGTGGTAAATGGATCTGCTGTTTGTCTAGAACACTACACAgccgcctccccctcccccccccccccaccaccttctcctttATTGAACTCTACATCAAAGGTAGCTATTAAGGTTCGATGTGACCAATATAGGATGAAGCCCGACAAAGACAGGGTTTGCGGCGTCCCCTcgaccctccttcaccctgTCAAAGATGTCCGGTTATGTACCATTGACAACAAGTGTGATTTGAGAACTTGGACTTGTGGCAATTACATTAGCTCCGTAATGGtattctttctatttttactattattatctttccTGTTGCTGCTTTTTCAACATGTGCATCTTGTGGCAAATTGAATTAGTGTTTGTATGGCCAACAAGGTCAAATGTAATGATACTCATATCGAAGATTGTTTCTTCATTTTGAGATCTTTCAGCTTCCACGATGGCTAGCAAGATTAATAATCACATATGAACAGTAAGAATCTTCTAAATGTCGTTAGAAATTTTAGGGGAAAATCCTGCTTATCAGCGCAAACTCGAGAGGGAAACGACTGCGTCACATTGAAACTAGCAGAGTAATTATTCGAGATTCGGGAGCTGACAGTAATAATGAAACCATTAGCACTGTCGTAACTTCGGTAGATTTAATGATGGccttgggggtgggaaaaaaaaaaagtgaaaaagaaagtGAACAATTCAAACTTTACTAAACAAGCTGCGGTACAACATGCACGCACAccgaaaagaaatattagtgAGACTGAGAGTCGACGTTTCTTTATGAGGGTGCCATAACTATTTGCATCATGGTAGGCTTTAGTGGGCATTTTATGAGATGAGTTGGTCCCGTCGTTCTCATTCTTTGTCCCAAGGACTCTCTCTAAGCATTGCCTCCGCCACCGAGTATGCTGATGTGGATGTTTACCAGTCGGTTCATTCACCCCTTGACAACAGTCCCCGATAGCATGGGGAGAGATTAATGTTCGTATCAGCTTACTGATAAAGGAGGACACAATTAAAGCGAAGCATGTTGATTTCAGGACTCAGATAACAATTTGGTTTACTCCTGACTGATCCGATGAATActcaaagaaagaaatatcCTCCAAAAAAGCAGCCTCGCCGTCATTTCATTAGAAACGAAATAAACGAGTAATGGaaatatcaaaaataaaaaataataaaattaaataaagaataaaatcaaatatGAAAAAGGAAGTCTCAGGGATTAGAGAAAGAGTGTGAGTGAAACAAGAAGATGAACGGAGAAGATGGCAAATCAAAACttagaaagaagaaagaaatcgCGAAAAAGGCAACAAACGAATTATGAAATATGAAGACACGCTACACGCTACAGTAAAGCGGTTTACCGAGGCTGAACAAACCGGGTGCAGCGTTTGCTCATCCATGTCTTGTTGAAAACCCAACCATCCAGCTAGCCAGCTGGGCCGCGCAGCGACATCTTGAGCAATTTATGCCCAAACTGTATAGACCTTGCAACTGCCACAATTGATTTCGCCTACTAAACATTGGAAGCTCAACTCCCCTTTCTTGAGACAGAGGGTGGCCTGTACATAAACCAGAATTTGGAAGAATGTGTGCCCCTCATTGTCATTTATGTGAGGGTGGCGGGTCAAGTCAACCTGAGACAGATCGAGTTGAACATAGTCGAGTAGACTTGAATGAACCGGGTCGAGCAATTCGGGCTTCGAGCTTGGGCTGGGGTCGTCGACTGAGTAGATAGCAATCGGTTTGATCAACGGCATGTTGTGCTGATGCAGAAGCTCGAATCCCCAGGTGTACTTCTCAACCGCCTGGTACTGGTTATTCTTCTTGAATATCCAGGTGATCGGcgccttttctttgctgtgCATCCGGTCCAATTGCTCTTTTATGGGTCGCTCCCGGCCTGCCTTTTTGAATGGCATGAAGTCGTCATGGTGAATTCCGTAAGTGCGGGCGCAATTCACCATGGTATATGACACATCAAAAACACCTAGAAGGGCCGACCCGTAGGCCGTCGCAATGGCAGGGTTGTCCGGGACGGTTAGCTGCACCTTTCGCTGCTCAAAGAAGACCTTGAACACGCTCTGAGCATAAGGAGAGGCAGCGAACCCTCCAGTGATAAACAAGTGGGAGACCTGATGGCCTCCATATTTTCGACACATCATATCAACCTCGTTGAGTTGATCGCCCATTATCTGGATAGAACTCTTAATGGTCGGCTTAAAGAAACCCTCCATATCGCCGACAGAAAGTAGGACCTCTCCAGTCTGAGCGTCATAATGGCAGCGAGCGTCATCAGGGATTGAAGCCACATTCATGTTAAAAACCAGCCTACGGATTCCCCCGGTGCCATCAAAATTTTCTTTCAGTTCCGTAAATTTGGCCATAAATTGGCCTGCCATACCGCCATTGCGATCGAATTCTTCGGCGAACACCTCCGGAAATCTTGCACGCATCCTTGCGAGAAAGAGCACATCGGCCTGAATTGCACCACCGATGTGACCTGTGAATGTGAGAAGAGAACTTAACTGACACAAGTCGAAGCTGGACATACCAGAGGATTTACTCAAGGGTTCCAGCACCCAAGCTGGAGTTTTTGACACCACCCGGTAACAGGCTGAATCCTAAGCAATGGTCAGGGAACCATTTTGGAAGTCTCTGCTGGGGAGATACTCACAATGGTGCATCCGCCTATGTCGCAGATGCAAAATATTTCGCCGACCTGTTGGTCCAGAATGCCCACGTCAGCGAGTTCGGTCTCCCTGGATCCCTCGCAGCCCTTCACTAACCTGGATCATATCGCTTTTCTGCTCTAACACATAGCGGGCCGACGCATCCGATTCAGAACTGAGAAAAACGTTCTCCAGACCTATAGTGTGGAATCCGGCTTGTGAAATGGCCGTCCGCATGGCCATTtgagcttcctcttcccaggCTACGGGCGTAGAGAAACGGAATTGTACAAGCGTCTTGTCGGtaagaagacaaagagatGTCAAATAGTCTTGAATGAACTGACGTATCCGTCCGAGAAAATCTCCGACCATGTCCACGGCGGTCTTGCCCGGCGCTTCCTGTAGCAGATGTTGATATGTCAAGCTTGCAAACGACTCGGGCAGGGGCCCAGTAGGGCGGCCTGTAGGGTCTAATAAAAGTTTAAACCATGCGTAAGTTGGGGGATAGGTGTAGGCACACCAGCCCCACCGAGGCTCCCTTCCCGGGTAGCTTATGTTTGACGGCACTTTTAAGGCTTTTTTTCCAGGCCAATCCTCGATGACCTGAAATTCAGGCTCTTCGTTCGGTATCATATGGGCTACAACGACGCCTGGAATCACTTAGTTCCTGCACGAAGCTCCTGGTTCAAATGCCGACACTCACCAGTGAACGTTATACCAACATCCACACCTACGACGATCTTATTTGTGAAGTGGGCCATAATGAGAGTTGACGGGCAAAGGTGCACAGAAGTGGGTACAGAAGATGAGGTAAATGGATCGATGACAAGCAGTTTGGATGAACGATGATTAGAGTCAGATGTTAAGAAATGAAGACAGGAAAGTTAACGAGAAAGCAAGATGAGGAAcctgggaatgggaatggggatggggtattTATCACCGTCTGTTGGTCCCTCCCCAAGCCCTCAATAGTGGCTCTCTTGCAGCTCGTCATGCTCGATGGGTCGGGTTCCCAGGCCAAAGCGTCTCGGAAACCCGCCACCTCCGGCCTGGCGGCCAGGGAGCTGATAGGCCTAAGAAGGTTGCAATGTCTCGGAAGGTTTTTCATCGCTTGAGACCCAACGAGATATCATAGGCCGGTATGCTCGTACAGTCCGTTTGAGAACAGGTTAGTAGGTAAGgcgagccagaagaagagagccagaagaagagagccagaagaagagagccagaagaagagagccagaagaagagagccagaagaagagagccagaagaaaggaagaaaacagGACAAAGAAGCCCCCTTTGCCCCGTTATGGACAACATATTTGCTCATCAAGTCCGGCTCTTTCATCGCGGTTGTTTGTTCCAAAATCTCTTAAGTATCACCCTACTTCCTGCCCAGGGTTCGATTCGACTTCTCTCATCACTCAGCTATCAGGACAGGAACCCTTCAAGCTCGAAAttcatcatcgtctcggCGTcatgggaaaaagaaaggaagtcAAGGTGAGCATATTGATCTCGGAAGTTTTGCATTCGTCAGCTGGTCTCTTGACTTATCCCCTTCATCATTAAGGCACCATCCTCCAAAGCATCTTCGCCGCCCCATGTTCCCGACGACACGAACCCGGCTCCAACCCCGAACCAGTCAGAGAGATATAAAGATATCGATGCACTCCAGGTCAAGATCGATCATCTGCAGGCTGAAATAGATGAGTTAGAGAGAGACCGTCAAGAAAAAATGCGGCTGGCAGTCTTTGGGGGGCGCGGCTGGCCAAAGCCTATCATCGATTACAAGAATGCGTTTAACTCTCTCTTCATCACGGCGAACTGGTGGGCGGATGATTATGTGAAAAGAGATACGGCTGCGCTGGCCGAATTCGCTCCCGGTGAGAAACGAAGTATTCTCCAGAGCCTGGATGGCTACTGTGTACAGGATTTGGACTGGGATACTTTTCTAAAGTCTCTGCCGTATCCGATCCGTACTTTCATACCCCTTGTGCTCGCCCGAACGATGCTCGTAAAGGACATATTCGATAAATTCTTCGAGAATCCTTTTTGGTACTTTGAGGGCAAGACAGAGGCGATAGACGTTGAGCCTCAAGCACAGAGTTCGCTGTCGTTTGCACAACATCTGCAGCATCTGTATGAGCAGTTTCTGATTGGTGAGGCCACCAATATCTTCACGTACCTAGGTTCCCTAACCGCCTAGTCTCACTGTTGACTTGTTATTGAATAGTGAATCCCAAGTCTGCCAGCCTGTGGAAGACCGAGACCGTTCGTCTTGCGAACTCCGTCAATGATAAACAGGCCAACAACACTGAGATGGGCCGGCATACAAAGAGTCGACGTGAGGAATTGACTCGATCATTCGCTTCCGCCATGCTGAAACATCCACCATTTCAAATGCTACTTGAAAACTGTGAAGACACCGCTGTGCGGGAGGAAAAGCTTGTCCAGTTCTACGAGAAAGCCGAAAAGTTGGCTATCAGTCTCGGCTCTTCCCATGGTATCTGTACGTATCGAAATCTCACGAAGTTGGCCTCGCCCTTGTTCTCGGGAGGGGATCAAGTCGTGACTGCAGAGGACCGTCATATTCTCCTGCCGCACCAGCCTAGACTGGACGGACATCGTATTCTGTTCATCTTGCAACCTGCAGTGTCACGCACGGGAGCGGCAATCCTCGACGGGGGATTAGAATCATGGGCTCAGGCTGTCGCAGTGATTGAGGATGGCGACTGTACAGAAGAAGTGTACCACGAGTTGCAACAAGAACGGGAAGCTGAGGCGCGTGAGGTCTACAGAGAGAAACAGGAGGTAATGGCGAAGCACCAGGCTGAATGGGAACGAGAACGACGAGAGAAGCAAAAAGAGGGCAAAagagtggaggaagagacacAGGGAGAAGAGGTGGGAAAGATTATAGAAGGAAGCCCAGGGAa belongs to Aspergillus luchuensis IFO 4308 DNA, chromosome 3, nearly complete sequence and includes:
- a CDS encoding Hsp70 family protein (COG:S;~EggNog:ENOG410PJ95;~InterPro:IPR043129), with amino-acid sequence MAHFTNKIVVGVDVGITFTGVVVAHMIPNEEPEFQVIEDWPGKKALKVPSNISYPGREPRWGWCAYTYPPTYAWFKLLLDPTGRPTGPLPESFASLTYQHLLQEAPGKTAVDMVGDFLGRIRQFIQDYLTSLCLLTDKTLVQFRFSTPVAWEEEAQMAMRTAISQAGFHTIGLENVFLSSESDASARYVLEQKSDMIQVGEIFCICDIGGCTIDSACYRVVSKTPAWVLEPLSKSSGHIGGAIQADVLFLARMRARFPEVFAEEFDRNGGMAGQFMAKFTELKENFDGTGGIRRLVFNMNVASIPDDARCHYDAQTGEVLLSVGDMEGFFKPTIKSSIQIMGDQLNEVDMMCRKYGGHQVSHLFITGGFAASPYAQSVFKVFFEQRKVQLTVPDNPAIATAYGSALLGVFDVSYTMVNCARTYGIHHDDFMPFKKAGRERPIKEQLDRMHSKEKAPITWIFKKNNQYQAVEKYTWGFELLHQHNMPLIKPIAIYSVDDPSPSSKPELLDPVHSSLLDYVQLDLSQVDLTRHPHINDNEGHTFFQILVYVQATLCLKKGELSFQCLVGEINCGSCKVYTVWA
- a CDS encoding uncharacterized protein (COG:S;~EggNog:ENOG410PX2B), with translation MGKRKEVKAPSSKASSPPHVPDDTNPAPTPNQSERYKDIDALQVKIDHLQAEIDELERDRQEKMRLAVFGGRGWPKPIIDYKNAFNSLFITANWWADDYVKRDTAALAEFAPGEKRSILQSLDGYCVQDLDWDTFLKSLPYPIRTFIPLVLARTMLVKDIFDKFFENPFWYFEGKTEAIDVEPQAQSSLSFAQHLQHLYEQFLIVNPKSASLWKTETVRLANSVNDKQANNTEMGRHTKSRREELTRSFASAMLKHPPFQMLLENCEDTAVREEKLVQFYEKAEKLAISLGSSHGICTYRNLTKLASPLFSGGDQVVTAEDRHILLPHQPRLDGHRILFILQPAVSRTGAAILDGGLESWAQAVAVIEDGDCTEEVYHELQQEREAEAREVYREKQEVMAKHQAEWERERREKQKEGKRVEEETQGEEVGKIIEGSPGKQEDDEGADEDTERPAPKRARRTRGAAGKKSGQQVKEEKGEEETKKIRGRRATRGKTTK